The Pricia mediterranea genome includes a window with the following:
- a CDS encoding TrlF family AAA-like ATPase, with amino-acid sequence MNKGTRFFNCDFQVHSPRDINWTGNKPVTDTDRNAYADTFVLACREKGINAVAITDHHDLSFFPYIKNAANNEVDSEGEPIRESDKLVVFPGIELTLSNPPCQALLLLDANFPEDQLIRVLHKLAIEPNPIEEPSTKETIPIPSDVINGLNDLQIKLDTIDVLKGKYIVLPHTSRGHKGLLRRDFYEHYIKMPCVGGYADGALSDNQGLKNILEGKDRNYGFKSIAVFQTSDNRKETFEDLGTATTWVKWATPTAEALRQACLAKESRMSLTEPVLPQVFISRISVTNSKFLGRVELELNQQYSAFIGGRGTGKSTLLEYIRWGLCDQILGVDKYDSESEILKRRRTLIEKTLVPFAGEIRIVASINGIEHIVKRNSVSKEILLKIGDGEFEKASEDEVRRLIPIQAYSQKQLSSVGVRTDELKRFIQQPIANELNNIGFNLREVSKNLKNAYGNLVRKIEIQNEIDELRLQSKSVHEQVQNLRNLLKGLTEEDKKVIENKELFENEQTYIQESTNEIALFEEKFKSIAKSLKNYPSQLDDETKILNEKLIGELQSSKTKLFGDIGKNLEKIIDLFNEENLEDYNDSITKWKALKKSFDISYDQIKEKASANESIIKEINKLEARLRELTDSINDRLSKIKELGNPESVFAAEKIKWYSLHQEKIDLLDKQAKLFTELSKGLIQAEVTKSINIRSIQELLLTSFTGTRISKEKIDGICNQITENESPLDSWKQALEELKSLAEYRILENKPIELPETPTLTAAGLNDINKQRIAELFNPENWLSMLTQEIEFEPKFFYATGNQMDDIIPFSEASAGQQATALLSVLLNQEGIPLLIDQPEDDIDNRAITEIIENIWTAKSKRQLIFTSHNANLVVNGDAELVVCCDYKESSQQTQGEIKHEGAIDNSEIRDEITLIMEGGEKAFKLRKEKYGF; translated from the coding sequence ATGAATAAAGGAACAAGGTTTTTTAATTGTGATTTTCAAGTTCATTCACCAAGGGATATAAATTGGACAGGGAATAAACCCGTAACTGATACTGATAGAAATGCCTATGCCGACACGTTTGTCCTTGCATGTCGGGAAAAAGGAATTAACGCTGTTGCAATTACCGACCATCACGATTTATCTTTTTTCCCTTACATTAAGAATGCTGCTAATAATGAAGTTGATTCTGAAGGGGAGCCAATTCGTGAGAGTGATAAGTTAGTCGTTTTTCCAGGAATCGAATTAACTCTAAGCAATCCGCCTTGCCAAGCACTTTTACTATTGGATGCAAATTTTCCTGAAGACCAGCTGATAAGGGTTCTCCATAAATTGGCCATCGAGCCAAATCCAATTGAAGAACCTTCGACCAAAGAAACCATTCCTATTCCATCAGATGTAATAAATGGTTTAAATGATTTGCAAATCAAACTGGACACCATTGATGTCTTAAAAGGAAAGTATATAGTTCTTCCCCACACTTCCAGGGGACATAAGGGATTGTTGCGTAGAGACTTTTACGAGCATTATATAAAGATGCCCTGTGTTGGGGGTTATGCGGATGGAGCGTTGTCGGATAATCAGGGCCTTAAAAATATCTTAGAAGGAAAAGATAGGAATTATGGTTTTAAGTCAATCGCTGTTTTTCAAACATCTGACAACCGAAAAGAAACTTTTGAGGATTTGGGGACGGCTACCACTTGGGTAAAATGGGCAACCCCGACAGCCGAGGCACTGAGGCAAGCCTGTCTGGCGAAAGAATCAAGAATGTCCCTTACCGAACCAGTTTTACCACAAGTCTTTATCAGCAGAATAAGCGTAACAAATTCCAAGTTTCTTGGACGCGTTGAACTTGAATTGAATCAACAATACAGCGCATTCATCGGAGGCCGAGGTACTGGGAAATCTACACTGCTGGAATATATAAGATGGGGATTGTGCGATCAAATATTGGGTGTGGACAAGTATGATTCAGAATCGGAAATACTAAAAAGAAGGCGGACCTTGATTGAGAAAACCCTGGTTCCTTTTGCGGGAGAAATAAGAATTGTGGCATCGATCAATGGAATTGAACACATTGTCAAGAGAAATTCAGTTTCCAAGGAAATACTGCTAAAAATTGGGGATGGTGAATTTGAAAAAGCCTCGGAGGATGAAGTAAGACGTCTTATTCCCATTCAGGCTTATAGCCAAAAGCAGTTGAGTAGTGTGGGGGTTCGAACAGATGAATTAAAGAGATTTATTCAACAACCCATAGCCAATGAGTTGAACAATATAGGGTTTAATTTACGTGAGGTATCAAAAAACTTGAAAAACGCCTATGGCAACCTTGTCCGAAAAATCGAAATTCAGAATGAAATCGATGAACTACGGCTGCAATCAAAATCTGTCCATGAGCAAGTTCAAAATCTCAGAAATTTGTTAAAGGGGCTTACGGAAGAAGACAAAAAAGTTATTGAGAATAAAGAGTTGTTCGAAAACGAGCAGACATACATACAGGAATCTACTAATGAAATAGCCCTTTTTGAAGAAAAGTTCAAGTCTATAGCAAAATCTTTAAAGAACTATCCTTCCCAATTGGACGATGAAACAAAAATTCTAAACGAAAAGCTTATTGGTGAACTCCAATCCAGCAAAACCAAGTTGTTCGGTGACATTGGTAAAAACTTGGAAAAGATAATCGATTTGTTCAATGAAGAGAACCTTGAGGATTACAATGATAGCATTACCAAATGGAAAGCCCTAAAAAAGAGTTTTGATATCTCTTACGATCAAATAAAAGAGAAGGCATCTGCCAACGAGAGTATAATTAAAGAGATAAATAAACTGGAAGCACGATTAAGGGAATTGACGGATTCCATCAATGATAGGCTATCCAAAATCAAGGAACTGGGAAATCCTGAATCTGTGTTCGCTGCGGAAAAAATCAAATGGTATAGCCTTCACCAAGAAAAAATAGACCTACTTGATAAACAAGCAAAACTGTTCACGGAGTTATCGAAGGGACTTATCCAGGCCGAAGTGACCAAGAGCATAAATATTCGATCAATTCAAGAATTGCTGCTTACTTCATTTACAGGAACACGGATCAGCAAAGAGAAAATAGACGGTATTTGTAATCAAATTACGGAGAATGAATCTCCCTTGGATTCATGGAAGCAAGCCCTTGAAGAACTTAAAAGTTTGGCAGAATATAGAATACTTGAGAATAAACCCATTGAACTCCCTGAAACGCCCACACTGACAGCGGCGGGCCTAAATGATATAAACAAGCAGCGAATTGCGGAACTTTTCAATCCGGAAAATTGGCTTTCCATGCTTACTCAGGAAATCGAATTTGAGCCTAAATTCTTTTATGCAACAGGAAATCAGATGGACGATATAATTCCTTTTTCTGAGGCTTCCGCAGGTCAACAAGCAACTGCATTGCTCTCAGTTCTTTTAAACCAGGAAGGAATTCCCTTGTTGATCGATCAACCTGAAGACGATATTGATAATAGGGCAATCACGGAGATAATTGAAAATATCTGGACGGCAAAAAGCAAAAGACAATTAATATTTACCAGTCATAATGCAAATTTGGTAGTTAACGGGGACGCTGAGCTTGTTGTTTGCTGCGACTATAAAGAGTCAAGTCAACAGACACAGGGAGAAATCAAGCACGAGGGAGCTATAGACAATTCTGAAATTAGGGATGAGATTACTCTAATAATGGAAGGTGGTGAAAAGGCCTTCAAACTGAGGAAGGAAAAATATGGCTTCTAA
- a CDS encoding AbiEi antitoxin N-terminal domain-containing protein, with product MESVESKIKKAVSERERGELLFPDDFRELGSSEAIRLALHRIEKEGFIKRVAQGIYVRPKISDYAGEVMPTAEEIAMAIAKRDKIRLVPTGVYALSALGLSTQVPMKLVFLTDGAPREIKLGKRSIKLKKTTPKNLSAKGEISRLVIQALREIGKERLTDEEEAKIVTLLKEEDQKDLLHDIALAPVWIRKIMKKGLNHG from the coding sequence ATGGAGAGTGTTGAGTCCAAAATAAAAAAGGCCGTTTCCGAAAGGGAAAGGGGAGAACTGTTGTTTCCCGATGATTTTAGGGAATTAGGTTCATCGGAAGCTATACGTTTGGCCCTGCATAGAATCGAAAAAGAAGGTTTTATAAAAAGGGTGGCCCAAGGAATCTATGTTCGCCCCAAGATAAGTGATTATGCGGGAGAGGTTATGCCAACGGCAGAAGAGATCGCAATGGCCATAGCCAAAAGGGACAAAATCAGGTTAGTGCCTACTGGAGTATATGCCTTAAGTGCCTTGGGCCTTAGTACACAAGTTCCCATGAAGCTTGTCTTTCTAACCGACGGAGCTCCCCGCGAGATAAAGCTGGGAAAACGGAGCATAAAATTAAAGAAGACCACCCCCAAGAATTTATCTGCCAAGGGAGAGATAAGCAGACTGGTGATACAGGCCCTTCGTGAAATCGGAAAAGAACGATTGACCGATGAGGAAGAAGCAAAAATTGTGACTCTTTTGAAAGAAGAAGACCAAAAGGACTTACTTCACGATATTGCACTGGCACCGGTATGGATTAGGAAGATTATGAAAAAGGGTTTGAACCATGGATAA
- a CDS encoding nucleotidyl transferase AbiEii/AbiGii toxin family protein, which translates to MDKMKFYDIPAADRLAIYKNVENKTGIPDFAVEKDWWVVQTLKVIFEMGIAEHLVFKGGTSLSKAWKLIDRFSEDVDLAVDRGFFGYSGELSKKQLTKLRKETSSYISGEFYPELQERFKKKGLKDVEFNIVPAESSDQDPRIIEIYYPYITKSPGYIQPRVQVEIGCRSLREPFDLKPIHSFVDEEYPDAEFVEPPVTVPSVTPERTFLEKLFLLHEEFQRPKEKIRVDRLSRHLYDVFQLSKTEFATNAIHDQGLYETIVNHRFVFTKLGGVDYNFHQPHHIRPIPSSKFEEDWKSDYRTMQEQMIYGDSPAYEDLVKGIQAFLQGMNALDWRMKLEFPKPKS; encoded by the coding sequence ATGGATAAAATGAAGTTTTACGACATACCTGCAGCGGACAGGCTTGCCATCTATAAAAATGTGGAAAACAAAACGGGAATACCCGATTTTGCCGTTGAAAAGGATTGGTGGGTCGTCCAGACATTGAAGGTCATCTTTGAAATGGGGATAGCGGAGCATTTGGTCTTTAAGGGAGGGACGTCTTTAAGCAAGGCATGGAAACTCATAGATCGGTTTTCCGAAGATGTTGACTTGGCAGTTGACCGTGGATTTTTTGGGTATTCCGGGGAACTGTCAAAAAAACAATTGACCAAACTGAGGAAAGAAACAAGCTCCTATATTTCAGGGGAATTCTATCCTGAGTTGCAAGAGCGATTTAAGAAAAAAGGATTAAAGGATGTCGAATTTAACATCGTTCCCGCTGAATCGAGCGACCAAGACCCGCGTATTATTGAAATCTACTATCCTTATATCACGAAATCCCCCGGATATATCCAGCCGAGGGTACAAGTTGAGATTGGTTGCCGCTCCCTAAGGGAACCCTTTGATTTAAAGCCGATACACTCTTTTGTGGATGAGGAATATCCTGATGCCGAATTCGTCGAACCTCCGGTAACAGTTCCCTCCGTAACTCCCGAAAGGACTTTTTTGGAAAAACTATTTCTACTGCACGAGGAATTTCAACGTCCCAAGGAAAAAATAAGGGTAGACAGGCTAAGTCGTCATTTGTACGATGTTTTTCAATTATCGAAAACGGAATTTGCGACCAATGCCATCCATGACCAAGGATTATATGAAACCATCGTAAACCATAGATTTGTTTTTACGAAACTTGGTGGGGTCGATTATAATTTCCACCAGCCCCACCACATACGGCCCATTCCATCATCGAAATTTGAAGAAGATTGGAAGTCCGATTATAGAACGATGCAGGAGCAGATGATTTATGGGGATTCCCCAGCCTATGAGGATTTGGTCAAGGGAATCCAAGCCTTTTTACAAGGTATGAACGCTTTGGATTGGAGAATGAAACTGGAATTTCCAAAACCGAAAAGTTGA
- a CDS encoding plasmid mobilization protein: MARPKKDIESLKAIRVNVRMTVNEYLIVSGNAATLGMGIPDYIRKRVTGRPLPRTKITPEDRRLFVELSRIGNNINQLTKNSHLRMHSPKILHQQLAELRRMLHELKSNIKNK; this comes from the coding sequence ATGGCACGGCCAAAAAAAGATATTGAATCATTGAAAGCGATACGGGTAAACGTGCGCATGACGGTCAACGAATATTTGATCGTTTCCGGAAATGCGGCCACGTTGGGCATGGGCATACCGGACTACATCCGAAAAAGGGTCACGGGCAGACCGCTTCCCAGGACCAAAATAACACCAGAGGATAGAAGACTTTTCGTCGAGCTGAGCCGGATAGGAAATAACATTAATCAGCTTACGAAAAATTCCCATTTGCGCATGCACTCGCCTAAAATTCTGCACCAGCAACTTGCAGAGCTAAGACGGATGTTACATGAACTAAAATCTAATATCAAGAACAAATGA
- a CDS encoding relaxase/mobilization nuclease domain-containing protein: MIAKQIKGKDFYGLLAYNQKKVEQGEAVVLDANIDLDSTVEMTKEFNLVRKLRPRLSKAVYHVSLNLPPNEKMSDKEFVLMGSDYLKGMGFDDNQYIMYRHNDQSHQHIHIVANRVKLSGALVSDSNDYERSERLVRKLEKKYGLSELPDATLERRAALTQKEIEKSLRTGNAPIKSILQQQLREALKCSNTTEEFIHQLRSRDIRPKFNISKTTGRVSGISFKYEGVIYKGSSLGRKYSWNNIIKQIDYEQIRDRTVILENNHPEQGNKGAFAQDTGSSRNVGGETKVAEGWTVQISEKPKYDLGGAQKDGLEDEPFTPFKMELEDFDQRKRRKKRKRKKK; encoded by the coding sequence ATGATAGCCAAACAGATAAAGGGCAAGGATTTTTACGGACTGTTGGCCTACAACCAAAAAAAGGTAGAACAGGGCGAGGCCGTTGTACTGGACGCAAACATCGATTTGGACAGTACGGTGGAGATGACCAAAGAGTTCAATTTGGTAAGAAAGTTACGCCCTAGATTAAGCAAAGCAGTATATCATGTTTCCCTGAACCTTCCGCCGAATGAAAAAATGAGTGACAAGGAATTCGTTTTAATGGGATCTGACTATCTCAAGGGAATGGGATTCGATGACAACCAATACATCATGTACCGCCATAACGACCAAAGCCACCAACACATCCATATCGTTGCCAACAGGGTAAAACTATCCGGGGCGCTGGTCAGCGATAGCAACGATTATGAGCGCAGTGAACGTTTGGTCCGAAAACTGGAAAAGAAATATGGTCTTTCAGAGCTACCGGACGCAACTTTGGAGCGAAGGGCGGCACTCACTCAAAAAGAGATTGAAAAATCGCTTCGCACCGGTAACGCACCGATAAAAAGTATACTTCAACAGCAACTGAGGGAGGCATTAAAATGCTCAAATACTACCGAAGAGTTCATCCATCAATTGCGGTCTAGGGATATTCGCCCAAAGTTCAATATCAGCAAAACAACGGGAAGGGTCTCCGGTATCTCCTTCAAATATGAAGGAGTGATTTATAAGGGGAGCAGTCTTGGTCGAAAATATTCATGGAACAACATCATAAAACAAATCGATTATGAACAAATCAGAGACCGTACAGTTATTCTCGAAAATAATCATCCAGAACAAGGAAATAAAGGAGCTTTTGCTCAAGATACAGGCTCATCAAGGAACGTTGGCGGAGAAACAAAAGTTGCTGAGGGATGGACAGTCCAAATTAGTGAAAAACCAAAATACGATCTGGGAGGCGCTCAAAAGGATGGCCTAGAAGACGAACCTTTCACCCCGTTCAAAATGGAACTGGAAGATTTCGACCAGAGGAAGCGAAGGAAAAAGAGAAAAAGAAAAAAGAAATAA
- a CDS encoding DUF4209 domain-containing protein gives MNYALVSSIAHYKEKTEISHEKKQLVWEMEFFLFEIRGNILFPLSNSYDVNKEETSQFPDKMETKRKMGYLKKRAETSESNLLKAKYHHLLWIAAETKNKKHAMVAIHHYVELIADYFRFGNNTNSYVGSEIQECFELITGLSSQINHFEQVKRLKNELLFHTGAFDAHEKIGIIETMLAFPKVFKAKDFENIPELLHELLESSNHAIDDFHLVESHIPIALKVVAKKGLSPKKWHLMAGHAYVRLAEHDTREAKNFMNLDSLAHAIHSFGLAGALEEKKKAEQSYFELKPKVKLDTFVHPLSEESIKILKETNEELKVRARELLKRTPNQIYKYLSLPFYFPKYEDAKKQADKTPSEPFLQFAKQVRFDTNKNIMFDERGTDEYVAVLREFGYRMEETMLPFLHHTFFFGIRSGHLTYLNFLEYFLEYTWIGKPHLKFDLGGNPIETNWANLLAPAVLDFFNQILAWGTSTHYVPNFVLCVDSLTLKLEGLFRNFCERLNVPTSEGKEKGIQEVLLHRIFDNKVIKEYFDQEDLLLFDYAFSDSPGLNLRNNIAHSFYNEKDYTSKKMLLLIAVLLRLGKYNISQK, from the coding sequence TTGAACTATGCACTTGTTTCTTCCATTGCACATTACAAGGAAAAAACTGAAATATCCCACGAAAAAAAACAATTGGTTTGGGAAATGGAGTTTTTTCTTTTTGAGATAAGAGGAAATATCCTTTTCCCTTTGTCCAATTCGTATGATGTCAATAAGGAAGAGACTTCCCAATTTCCGGATAAAATGGAAACCAAAAGAAAAATGGGTTACCTGAAGAAAAGAGCGGAGACTTCCGAGTCAAATCTATTGAAGGCAAAATACCATCACTTACTATGGATTGCTGCTGAGACCAAGAATAAAAAGCACGCTATGGTAGCAATTCACCATTATGTTGAGCTGATTGCAGATTATTTCCGGTTCGGGAATAATACCAACAGCTATGTTGGAAGTGAAATCCAGGAGTGTTTTGAATTGATTACGGGACTAAGTAGTCAAATCAATCATTTTGAACAGGTGAAAAGACTTAAGAACGAACTACTTTTCCATACCGGTGCATTTGATGCTCATGAAAAAATAGGCATTATTGAAACCATGTTGGCCTTTCCAAAGGTATTTAAGGCCAAGGATTTTGAAAATATCCCAGAGCTTCTTCATGAATTACTCGAAAGTAGCAATCATGCGATAGATGACTTTCATTTGGTTGAAAGTCATATTCCAATTGCTTTGAAGGTTGTTGCGAAGAAGGGACTTAGTCCTAAGAAATGGCATCTTATGGCCGGTCATGCCTATGTCAGATTGGCCGAACATGACACGAGGGAAGCTAAAAACTTTATGAACCTGGACAGCCTTGCACACGCAATTCATTCGTTTGGTCTAGCTGGTGCTTTGGAAGAAAAGAAAAAGGCAGAACAATCTTATTTTGAACTGAAACCCAAGGTGAAGTTGGACACATTTGTCCATCCTCTTTCTGAGGAAAGTATAAAGATTCTAAAGGAAACCAACGAAGAACTAAAAGTAAGGGCGCGAGAACTCTTGAAGCGGACACCGAACCAGATATACAAGTATCTTTCCTTGCCCTTTTATTTTCCAAAATATGAGGACGCAAAAAAACAAGCTGACAAAACTCCCTCTGAACCTTTTCTGCAGTTTGCCAAACAGGTTCGTTTTGATACAAATAAAAATATAATGTTTGATGAAAGGGGTACTGATGAATATGTGGCCGTTCTTAGGGAATTTGGCTATCGCATGGAGGAAACGATGCTTCCCTTTCTGCACCACACATTTTTCTTTGGCATTCGGTCTGGACACCTGACCTATCTTAACTTTTTGGAATACTTCTTGGAATATACGTGGATAGGTAAACCACATCTGAAATTTGATCTCGGTGGAAATCCCATTGAAACCAATTGGGCCAATTTATTGGCACCCGCTGTGCTGGATTTTTTTAACCAAATATTGGCATGGGGAACATCCACTCATTATGTCCCAAACTTTGTTCTGTGCGTGGATAGCCTTACTTTAAAACTGGAGGGACTTTTTAGAAATTTCTGTGAAAGGCTTAATGTCCCTACAAGTGAAGGGAAGGAAAAGGGTATACAAGAGGTTTTACTTCATAGGATTTTCGACAATAAGGTCATTAAGGAGTACTTTGACCAAGAAGACTTACTTCTGTTCGATTACGCTTTTTCAGACAGCCCAGGGTTGAATCTCCGAAATAACATAGCACATTCCTTTTACAATGAAAAAGACTATACCTCCAAAAAGATGCTGTTGCTCATTGCCGTGCTGTTGCGGTTGGGAAAATATAACATCTCACAAAAGTGA
- a CDS encoding PRTRC system ThiF family protein produces the protein MKTRIHFAPNYFYNPTHPITVALIGVGGTGSLMLARLARIDYALRQVGHPGLHVIAYDSDKVEPNNVGRQLYTLSDIGEYKVVNAVCKVNMAFGLQWQGIPMDALPEGEDVRANITITCVDNARFRVQLVQSIQHSNKSSDYANRYYWLDLGNSRNTGQFVLGTLLDEERKMEREDFEMVDKLKNIIDFFPDLDAHDTPNLQGAGCAYSDKLQEQSLFINDVLVAHASDCLFRLLYHKQIQKHGAFVNLESGKVNSINV, from the coding sequence ATGAAAACTAGGATACACTTTGCCCCCAACTATTTTTATAACCCGACACATCCCATTACGGTTGCGTTGATAGGGGTCGGTGGAACAGGCTCATTGATGCTCGCAAGATTGGCAAGGATAGATTATGCCCTACGGCAAGTAGGACACCCAGGGTTGCATGTCATTGCCTATGATTCCGATAAGGTAGAGCCGAACAATGTAGGACGGCAACTTTATACCCTATCGGATATCGGGGAATACAAAGTGGTCAATGCCGTATGCAAAGTCAATATGGCTTTTGGTCTACAATGGCAGGGCATTCCGATGGATGCATTGCCCGAAGGAGAGGATGTACGGGCGAATATCACCATCACTTGCGTTGACAATGCCCGTTTTCGGGTACAATTGGTACAATCGATTCAACACAGTAATAAAAGCTCAGATTACGCCAATAGATACTACTGGTTGGATTTGGGCAACAGTAGGAATACAGGGCAATTTGTTTTGGGAACGTTGCTCGATGAGGAGCGAAAAATGGAACGGGAAGATTTTGAAATGGTGGATAAACTGAAAAACATTATCGACTTTTTTCCCGATCTGGATGCGCACGATACCCCGAACTTACAGGGGGCGGGATGCGCCTATTCTGACAAATTGCAAGAACAATCCTTGTTTATCAATGATGTATTGGTTGCCCATGCGTCCGACTGTCTGTTTCGGTTGTTGTACCATAAGCAGATACAGAAGCACGGGGCATTTGTGAATTTGGAATCGGGCAAGGTAAACTCGATTAATGTCTGA
- a CDS encoding site-specific integrase gives MNLNFYLSSYVKKNGTQLIRLKMETSNRDVQYLDSGISVKSTQWDDKRKKIKRHPIEEKLNASLNTLLLSVQKLYYENEGISAKRLLFLYKNSQKYDSSSFLDFYQQIVDEAKLKGKIRTANTQQKYIKKLKEFASHVSFSDLSVQFAKDYEQWMLEKGNKVNTVASNFKSFYAVLNKAVAIGIIKTNPIKGYQIVTENTEKESLTFDEISKLSDLKISAHHKGMSKARDMFLFSFFTAGMRFSDVCRLKWENIIGNEIVYTMGKSKTRAGAKRTLPVAPKAIDIIEKYRGKDETFVFPPLYGMADKSVEEIEHRLYISNNAANRSLRIACEKAGIKKWVSMHMAKHSFADFAVKSNTGILMISKLLGHTKLSTTQHYLKDFYHKEEAEEMNRLFG, from the coding sequence ATGAACCTTAATTTCTATCTTTCTTCTTACGTCAAGAAAAATGGCACGCAATTGATAAGGCTCAAGATGGAGACCTCGAACAGGGATGTGCAATATTTGGATTCGGGAATCTCCGTTAAAAGTACTCAATGGGACGATAAAAGAAAAAAAATCAAACGTCATCCCATAGAGGAAAAACTCAACGCTAGTTTAAATACCCTTTTGCTATCAGTTCAGAAACTGTACTATGAAAATGAAGGAATTTCAGCGAAAAGACTCCTTTTCCTTTACAAAAATTCCCAAAAGTACGATTCCAGTTCATTCTTGGATTTCTATCAACAGATAGTGGACGAGGCCAAGCTAAAAGGAAAAATACGCACAGCCAATACACAGCAGAAATACATAAAAAAACTGAAGGAGTTTGCAAGTCACGTTTCATTTTCCGATTTATCGGTTCAATTCGCCAAGGATTATGAGCAATGGATGCTGGAAAAAGGAAATAAGGTAAATACCGTTGCATCCAACTTTAAATCATTTTATGCAGTTCTGAACAAGGCCGTTGCCATTGGTATCATTAAAACAAATCCAATAAAAGGCTATCAAATTGTTACTGAGAATACAGAAAAGGAATCCCTTACATTCGATGAAATCAGCAAGCTATCTGACTTAAAAATTTCAGCGCATCACAAAGGGATGTCTAAGGCGAGGGATATGTTTTTATTTTCTTTCTTTACCGCTGGCATGCGCTTCTCCGACGTATGCCGACTCAAATGGGAAAATATCATCGGTAACGAGATTGTCTACACCATGGGAAAATCTAAAACTCGTGCTGGTGCAAAAAGAACTTTACCAGTTGCTCCTAAGGCAATCGATATAATAGAGAAATACAGAGGAAAGGATGAAACGTTCGTCTTCCCCCCACTTTATGGTATGGCAGACAAATCAGTAGAAGAAATTGAACATCGGCTCTATATTTCAAACAATGCCGCCAATAGGTCTCTCAGAATTGCATGCGAAAAAGCGGGCATTAAAAAATGGGTAAGCATGCACATGGCCAAACACTCGTTTGCAGATTTCGCAGTAAAATCCAATACCGGAATATTAATGATTTCCAAACTTTTGGGACATACCAAATTATCAACAACCCAGCATTATTTAAAAGACTTCTATCACAAGGAAGAGGCTGAAGAAATGAATCGATTGTTCGGATAG